The Glycine max cultivar Williams 82 chromosome 3, Glycine_max_v4.0, whole genome shotgun sequence sequence AAATGAGTGCAGAACCATGCATCACAGCAATCACCAAAAGAGAACCTGAATATAAGTCTTCAAGACAGAATCCTTAGGCAAAGCAGTGGCTCCACATCCATTCAAAAAGGGTAAGTCATGTCTCTCAATATATGGATTGAACTAAGTTGCACttcttgaataaaattatttgcttATATCTCTTTCTCACAAGAGACATACCCTAggttgaaaaattaaaacaaaatactaGTTATATTTTTGTCTTACCCATCTAAACAATCCCACCCAGATTAGAGTATAAAAATTGAACATTACTCATCCTATAAATATGAATCAATATCATCTACTTTTTGGTacaatttttcttctattttttttttatttcagaaatatcatctattttaaaagtattataGGAATCCCAatgttgatttattttaatatgtgatAATTGACAGTGAGAAAGGAAATATATGATTTATCTGAatgagaaattattttatactttctttttcttcttttaaacttCTTCATCTTTTGAGACCTCCTATTTCCTATCCACTTATTAATGTGCTCAATCAACAAAGTTTAATACAATTGATAgattattaaatcatttttaagcAGGTTAGTAGAAATATATTTCATGGATGGTACGTacataaaaaatactttgttgggtgaaaaaattcattttgataaatttcatGTCTCAAGAATTAATCTCAACACTTTCTATTATGATAATATTTTGcttttaggaataaaaaaaataagtgataaaaataaatggttATCTTATAGTCaatgaagaaatgaaaaaaaataaaaatgaaaggacaatacttatgaataattttataatggATAACCTGGAAGACTTGGTAATCGGTCGTATTCAAAGGTCAAGGGTCAAATTTCAAGCACCGCATTCATATTTCAATTCATACcttattagtgttttttttattattattagttctcTTAAAGCAACTGGCTTTAATTAATTAGCATTTCACACATGAGAAATGTGCAATTTAGTAATTTCGTAAAGTCATTGTTTGTTGTCTCAATTGATTATACGTTTCAATTATATCAATtcttaaataagtaaataaataatcatgtcTGAAAATTTAATCGACTCCAGAATCGAATTCATTACTATACAACTTTTTGTGTTGGGAacgaaaaatacatttatttaattctGAAACGCTCTTTATCTTCTCTTCCTCCTCATAGGCCTTACTATGACCTCACTCACGCATTGAAGAAGGCAACGCTCCTTGCAGCTCAAATCTGCAAATTAGGCTTTTTTTCCCCCCAACAGTGGGTTTTGCTTTTCTCTGGAATTTTAAGTTTTGGGGTTTTCTTTCAATCAGGTTCCTAATCCAATTTCATAAATTATCCCTTTCATTTTGGTTAATCTTTCATGGGTTTTCCTTTTCTTGCTCGAAAGTTGGCAACTTTAATAAATTCCAGATATAGATATTGTGCTATTAGATGCAAGCAAATTTGTGTTCTCATCTCAGTAGccaaagcaattttttttttcttctcattttttctGAACGAATGATGGGACCCCACTTGCATCATCATCAGCTTCGTTCTAGCTATTACTTTGCATTTTGGGAATACTTGAAAACAGTTTTAAGTAGGAAAATCATGTCTAAATAAGCATTGTGTAGTTTTCATGTTGTGTTCCTTCACTCTTCTATGTGATTGCCAAATTCCGTTGTTTATTCTCTCTGAGTTTTATGGATTTTGACACATTTGTTGGGCTGAAATTCTGCTTGCAGGGTTCAGTTTATTCAAGTTTTACAATTTCGCGGCTCTGAAACTATTAGATGGGGAATTGTTTGCGTAAGGTGAGAATATTTGGATACTTCAAATTAGAATCTTTATAGTTATTCTCATCAGAACTTGAAAGCCTAAAGCTTTCCTGCTAAACGTTATGTTAAACAGATGGCATACTCTTCCACTGTAGGTTATGATTTTGAATGTCTGTAACCTTTTTTTTCTCCCCTGTTATAGTTTATGAGGATAATAGTGTAAGGAAGCCCTGCTGTTGCAACCTGAACTGATGGTCTTTTGCTTGCAACATCTAGAACCTATACTTTTACATCTTCAGTTTGCCTTCCTGGACTGCATTGTAAGTAATCACTAGCAGATAGATTGTAAAAGAATATCAAAAAACTAGAAATGGAGAAATATACTAGGAAGATATCTAGATTATTGTTAGCACCCTCAATTGTAGTAAGATATTTAGATTTCTAACATTCCCTTTCATTTAAGAGCCAATTGGACTTTAAGTGTGGGCAATTCTTATACTGATGATATTCAACATTATGTAGAAGAATGGAGGTGACGAGGTTTGAACTTTTGTCCATTTGGTTATAAAGGCTCTAATACTATGCCAAAAACTGTTTGTCCTTAGAGCTTAAGCTATTAGGTAGAAGCCTATGAATGATTTTGTATTTCTAAAACGATTATGGTTTATTGGTATTGGAATATCATCAATCATTTCTATTTTGCAGTAATGTACTAATTGCTCTAATCTTGGTCTATTCAGTTGTGTTTACTAATAGCTTATCCTTAGCATTCTGGCTTGTTTCTTTCACTTTTTCCCGCTTTTCTCTATCGTTTGCTTTTCTTGAATTTCATGTTTTTAATGGTACTGAGGGCTCGTCTTTAACTTCATGATATCTaagaatgcattttttttcttccttatccCTATCCATGTGAAAAACCCATTAAGGCAATAAAACAAACCTTGTGGCACCTCAATGCTTCTAAAACAATTTTGTAACGTATCAGTTCATATCTATCATTAATAATTCGATTGACTGGGAAGTTTCATGTTTCTAATGTTTGCAGGCTCAAGCGGATGATGATTCTGATCATAATGTGGAGTTTGCTTCTGGGAATGTGCAAGTTATTACTACCAAAGAATCTTGGGACCAAAAGTTGGAACAAGCGAGGAGGGACAGTAAAATTGTAAGTTTTGcttcttatttaatttgttgCTCGATAATCTTAAAGGTTATCGGAAGGCCAGTTACCATTTTGTTTGTATTGTTTTGCTGGACCCTTATTAATTTACCATGCATGTATGTGGTTGGCAACATGAGTTAATCTGTGTTTCCAGTTCTTGACAGCAATTTCTATCTGCTAGCCTGGTCTGACAGAAGGCATATGATATAACATGGTATTCTCATAATTGGCATGGATAGAtcctattatttattcttaaacTTGTGAAAGGATATAATCTTATATTCTCAAAATTGGCATGAGGTGGTCCTATCATTTACACTTGAACTTTGTGAAGGACAATTTGACTTGTATCTTTGAACTTGATTATACTATGACTAGTACAGTAGTGTGGAATTTGTGACGATATTTTCTGAGGGCAGACTGTTCAAGGGcatggttttaatttttttttatgtatgaacCCCATAGATTCTGTCCACATCATCATGCCTCCCAAACACATGATGTCTGTCCATTTCAGATCCCCCCACTTGGAAATTTTTCTCTCTACAGAAAATGCACATGGAGATATTGTTTGAGTTGACCCCTCCCATTCTGATagaatatatgataatttaattgCTTGAAGATTTTTCAGTATATCTTTTTTTACCCCCCTTTCCTGAGTGTACTGTATTTCCTTTGGGTGCAATAGTTAATTCTAAAGCTTCATGTTTAACAGGTTATTGCAAATTTCAGTGCCACATGGTGTGGTCCTTGTAAGATGATTGCACCATATTATTGCGAGTTGTCCGAGAAATACCCATCTATCATGTTCTTATTAGTCGATGTGGATGAACTAGCTGTAAGTAGCAAagctattactattattatttatttaaagcttagtaaaaacatattaatcAGTACTGCCCTTTATGTCGACGTGCACTGGGAAACAGAAATCTTTATTTGTAAATCCATAATCAAATGAAAGTTTCCTGGATGATCATGTAGTTTCTCCCTGGTGGATGTTATGGGGACTGAATCAATTGTCCTAATATGACATTAGTGAACATGGTTTTGTATGTTGCAGGACTTCAGCACTTTATGGGACATCAAAGCCACACcaactttcttctttcttaaagATGGAAAAGAGGTTGACAAACTTGTAGGAGCCAACAAGCCAGAGCTGGAGAAGAAGATTGTTGTGATTAATGATGCAGTGCCTCATAAGCAATAGTGAtcgtcgttgttgttgttgttgtagatCTATTCATAGAAGCTctgctcttctcttctcttctcttctctcttcataTGGCAGTGCGTATTCTGCATGTCTTTCAATACCGTGACATTGTcattgtatttcttttttaatgtaaatatatGACGTTTCAAATGAATGTTTTGCATTCAAAATTTCAACATGTTGTCACTGTGGTATCTTTGAAATATAATGTATTGGTGTGCCTTATCCTTATTTGAGTCATTATTGTTATAAGAACCCCTTTCACAAATCACATTCCCCGTTcactttccttttccttttcctaattattattattagaacactgcacaacacaacacaacaccgGTGCTCTCCATTAGCCGTATATAGAATTTGAGAACAGCTCTACATCTACCTCTTTCCCACGTTACTCAGTTTATCCTCCTCCTATTCAATTCTCTTGTTTCTCCCCCGCTCCAGCTCTCTCTGTTAATCTGTCTAGTTTGTCTGCTTTCCTTTTCATCCCTTCACATTTCTCTAATCCAAGGTTTGTGTTTTAAATTTGTGGAAATTTCTGAAAGTATCATTAGAAGTGATGTATGATGGATTTCACAAGTTTaacttttaaatgtttttcaaaCTCTAATTCCATATTAAATTACACTACACTAAAATATATGTTTGGTTTCctaacttgttttttttcttctaaattgaTCCTCtatgttttgaatttaaatagtcacctaaataattttttagcaaCAAGTTTATCCTTCTATTGGTTTTTTTCACGATCATGAAGAGGTTATAATCATTGATGAGattaatattaaagaaattcagTTTTTCAATATCATTTAGgaagaactaaaattaaaattaacggATAGATAAATGTGTCAATGCAgtcaaaactaaaattaatggaTAGGATAGATAAatgtgttatttaaaaaaaatctataaggggtcattttaaaaaaaaattaagataagagactaatttagacaaaaaaaaaaataaaattgggaccaaacatatatttttagcCAAAATAAAAAGGGGGAAGTTGTATGTGTATCCCTTCCTTCCGGTCTGAAACAAAAGGAAAGGATGAAGCAATCAAAGGATCCGTTCGAAGCAGCGTTCGAGGAATCGCCGCCAGAATCCCCAACGGCTACGGAGACAGAGGCAGAGACGCAAAACcctactcctcctcctcctcctcctcctcctccttcttctttttctggTGTTGCTGTAGTAGCACTGAATCCACAACAACCTCAGAATCAGAAAGTGAAGAACAAAGACaatgaggaagaggaggaggaggaggacaACATGGACGTGGAGCTCGCCAA is a genomic window containing:
- the LOC100527258 gene encoding Thioredoxin H9-like, which encodes MGNCLRKAQADDDSDHNVEFASGNVQVITTKESWDQKLEQARRDSKIVIANFSATWCGPCKMIAPYYCELSEKYPSIMFLLVDVDELADFSTLWDIKATPTFFFLKDGKEVDKLVGANKPELEKKIVVINDAVPHKQ
- the LOC100527258 gene encoding thioredoxin H9-like isoform X1; amino-acid sequence: MVFCLQHLEPILLHLQFAFLDCIAQADDDSDHNVEFASGNVQVITTKESWDQKLEQARRDSKIVIANFSATWCGPCKMIAPYYCELSEKYPSIMFLLVDVDELADFSTLWDIKATPTFFFLKDGKEVDKLVGANKPELEKKIVVINDAVPHKQ